A window from Polyodon spathula isolate WHYD16114869_AA chromosome 28, ASM1765450v1, whole genome shotgun sequence encodes these proteins:
- the LOC121301738 gene encoding tumor necrosis factor receptor superfamily member 14-like, translating into MMFLHKTNKVMFARAAGSRALVPRHIFLRGLVKVQYILLLAFVPKIHACEDAEYYIEGQCCPMCQAGTRVYRHCTQDLSTSCIPCMESTYTEKPNGLDRCYGCKLCDSELGLTVVRECTVFSDTICTCIEGFYCLDPSSSGCKACQKHRSCSPGQYIRKK; encoded by the exons ATGATGTttctacacaaaacaaacaaagtaatgTTTGCGAGAGCTGCAGGAAGCAGAGCCCTTGTTCCGCGGCACATCTTTTTAAGAGGACTG gtcaaagtacagtatatattacttTTGGCATTTGTTCCAAAAATACATGCTTGCGAGGATGCAGAATATTATATAGAAGGACAGTGCTGCCCAATGTGCCAAGCAG GAACGCGAGTTTATCGGCATTGTACCCAGGACTTGAGCACATCATGCATCCCCTGTATGGAGTCGACCTATACTGAGAAACCAAATGGTCTAGACAGATGTTATGGGTGTAAACTATGTGACTCAG AACTGGGGTTGACAGTAGTCCGGGAATGCACAGTTTTCTCCGATACTATCTGCACATGTATTGAAGGGTTTTACTGTTTGGATCCATCATCCTCTGGATGCAAAGCCTGCCAAAAACACAGAAGCTGTTCACCAGGACAATATATCAGAAAGAAAG